One window of the Lemur catta isolate mLemCat1 chromosome 6, mLemCat1.pri, whole genome shotgun sequence genome contains the following:
- the C6H12orf73 gene encoding protein BRAWNIN, with amino-acid sequence MPAGVPLATYLKMFAASLLAMCAGAEVVHRYYRPDLTIPEIPPKPGELKTELLGLKERQHEPQISQQ; translated from the exons ATGCCCGCGGGCGTGCCCTTGGCCACCTACCTGAAAATGTTCGCAGCCAGCCTCCTAGCCATGTGCGCGGGGGCCGAAGTGGTGCACAGGTACTACCGGCCGGACCTG acaATACCTGAAATTCCACCGAAGCCTGGAGAACTCAAAACAGAGCTTTTGGGACTGAAAGAGAGACAACATGAACCTCAAATTTCTCAGCAGTAG